A region of Argentina anserina chromosome 5, drPotAnse1.1, whole genome shotgun sequence DNA encodes the following proteins:
- the LOC126796181 gene encoding transcription factor MYB39-like isoform X1 has translation MGRSPCCDDQSGLKKGPWTAEEDQKLVDYINKNGHGSWRALPKLAGLNRCGKSCRLRWTNYLRPDIKRGKFSEEEERIIINLHAVVGNKWSKIATHLPGRTDNEIKNYWNTHLRKKLLQMGLDPNTHKPRTDLNHLLNNLSQLLTTASVGNMMTRTPWDNALRLQESAAQLAKMQLLQKIYMQVMNSSVAAPAIDNPTSIGIFGSQNIDLFGGNFNGASSMVKDQEWNHDSIPGAPNELNTISNTTLEGFEGFNRNVNNNLSNCYDMQNFKNQHPELVSSSPGSSTTNNRIESTSTSDIQDAGQSSPTYIFEDWEKLLDDDTSESYWKDILQSMS, from the exons ATGGGTAGATCTCCTTGTTGTGACGATCAAAGTGGTTTGAAGAAAGGTCCATGGACAGCCGAAGAAGATCAGAAGTTGGTAGATTACATTAACAAAAATGGCCATGGAAGCTGGAGAGCTCTCCCCAAGCTTGCAGGCCTCAACAGGTGTGGTAAGAGTTGCCGGTTAAGGTGGACTAATTACCTGAGGCCTGATATCAAGAGAGGGAAATTCTCcgaagaagaggaaagaatcatcatcaaccttcatGCAGTTGTTGGAAACAA GTGGTCGAAGATTGCAACTCATCTTCCAGGGCGAACTGATAATGAAATCAAGAACTATTGGAACACTCACCTGAGAAAGAAGCTGCTACAAATGGGACTTGATCCAAACACCCACAAGCCGAGGACAGACCTCAATCACCTTCTGAATAACCTTTCACAGTTGCTTACCACAGCGAGTGTTGGAAACATGATGACTAGGACTCCATGGGACAATGCACTAAGGCTACAAGAAAGTGCTGCACAGCTAGCAAAAATGCAGTTACTGCAAAAAATTTACATGCAGGTTATGAATTCATCAGTTGCAGCTCCTGCTATAGATAACCCGACTAGTATTGGTATATTTGGTTCCCAGAACATTGACCTCTTTGGAGGGAACTTCAATGGAGCAAGCAGCATGGTCAAAGATCAAGAATGGAACCACGATAGCATTCCTGGGGCTCCTAATGAGTTGAACACTATATCCAACACTACATTGGAAGGGTTTGAAGGATTTAACAGAAATGTTAACAACAACTTGAGCAACTGCTATGATATGCAGAACTTTAAGAACCAACATCCTGAATTGGTTTCATCATCTCCTGGGAGTTCAACCACCAATAATCGAATTGAAAGCACGAGCACAAGTGATATTCAAGATGCAGGTCAGTCATCACCCACTTACATCTTTGAAGATTGGGAGAAACTCCTGGATGATGATACAAGTGAATCCTACTGGAAGGATATTCTACA ATCAATGTCATAG
- the LOC126796181 gene encoding transcription factor MYB39-like isoform X2, whose amino-acid sequence MGRSPCCDDQSGLKKGPWTAEEDQKLVDYINKNGHGSWRALPKLAGLNRCGKSCRLRWTNYLRPDIKRGKFSEEEERIIINLHAVVGNKWSKIATHLPGRTDNEIKNYWNTHLRKKLLQMGLDPNTHKPRTDLNHLLNNLSQLLTTASVGNMMTRTPWDNALRLQESAAQLAKMQLLQKIYMQVMNSSVAAPAIDNPTSIGIFGSQNIDLFGGNFNGASSMVKDQEWNHDSIPGAPNELNTISNTTLEGFEGFNRNVNNNLSNCYDMQNFKNQHPELVSSSPGSSTTNNRIESTSTSDIQDAGQSSPTYIFEDWEKLLDDDTSESYWKDILQSMS is encoded by the exons ATGGGTAGATCTCCTTGTTGTGACGATCAAAGTGGTTTGAAGAAAGGTCCATGGACAGCCGAAGAAGATCAGAAGTTGGTAGATTACATTAACAAAAATGGCCATGGAAGCTGGAGAGCTCTCCCCAAGCTTGCAGGCCTCAACAGGTGTGGTAAGAGTTGCCGGTTAAGGTGGACTAATTACCTGAGGCCTGATATCAAGAGAGGGAAATTCTCcgaagaagaggaaagaatcatcatcaaccttcatGCAGTTGTTGGAAACAA GTGGTCGAAGATTGCAACTCATCTTCCAGGGCGAACTGATAATGAAATCAAGAACTATTGGAACACTCACCTGAGAAAGAAGCTGCTACAAATGGGACTTGATCCAAACACCCACAAGCCGAGGACAGACCTCAATCACCTTCTGAATAACCTTTCACAGTTGCTTACCACAGCGAGTGTTGGAAACATGATGACTAGGACTCCATGGGACAATGCACTAAGGCTACAAGAAAGTGCTGCACAGCTAGCAAAAATGCAGTTACTGCAAAAAATTTACATGCAGGTTATGAATTCATCAGTTGCAGCTCCTGCTATAGATAACCCGACTAGTATTGGTATATTTGGTTCCCAGAACATTGACCTCTTTGGAGGGAACTTCAATGGAGCAAGCAGCATGGTCAAAGATCAAGAATGGAACCACGATAGCATTCCTGGGGCTCCTAATGAGTTGAACACTATATCCAACACTACATTGGAAGGGTTTGAAGGATTTAACAGAAATGTTAACAACAACTTGAGCAACTGCTATGATATGCAGAACTTTAAGAACCAACATCCTGAATTGGTTTCATCATCTCCTGGGAGTTCAACCACCAATAATCGAATTGAAAGCACGAGCACAAGTGATATTCAAGATGCAGGTCAGTCATCACCCACTTACATCTTTGAAGATTGGGAGAAACTCCTGGATGATGATACAAGTGAATCCTACTGGAAGGATATTCTACA